In one Nicotiana tomentosiformis chromosome 6, ASM39032v3, whole genome shotgun sequence genomic region, the following are encoded:
- the LOC104090730 gene encoding uncharacterized protein At4g14450, chloroplastic-like: protein MADNKQRSSSSGDRRQPSRLQRRAPASIQVNRATDWNVAIPLLSPLITSPTSPETDNLKAAINSFSSSAHREEVRKEHSEKPMMVFKKWQHPAAPFCYEPAPLVPFVCTGSTDRR from the coding sequence ATGGCGGACAACAAACAACGGAGTTCTTCTTCTGGTGACCGGCGACAACCAAGCCGGTTACAGCGGCGAGCGCCGGCGTCTATACAAGTAAATCGCGCAACCGATTGGAATGTGGCGATACCGCTTCTATCGCCGCTGATAACTTCTCCGACGTCTCCCGAAACGGACAACTTAAAGGCGGCGATAAACTCGTTTTCCAGCTCAGCTCATAGGGAAGAGGTGAGGAAAGAGCATTCGGAGAAGCCGATGATGGTGTTTAAGAAATGGCAGCATCCGGCGGCGCCGTTTTGCTACGAGCCGGCTCCGTTGGTGCCTTTTGTATGTACAGGAAGCACCGATAGACGATGA